The Juglans regia cultivar Chandler chromosome 2, Walnut 2.0, whole genome shotgun sequence genome includes a window with the following:
- the LOC108996948 gene encoding truncated transcription factor CAULIFLOWER A-like isoform X1 — translation MGRGKVELKRIENPTSRQVTFSKRRNGLLKKSLELSILCDAEVAILIFSPSGKAYQFASHDMDRTIARYRREVGFPLSSDLRSVSMEFWKTEIEELKRSANLLETRLRHLAGEDLSMLNMKELKQIERQIKTGVERVRSRKRRMMSEHINLLKMKQKALQEENSRLQKRVKLHELHDDNVSLRASGENVYNAYPRPVLQNGVGH, via the exons ATGGGGAGAGGAAAAGTCGAGCTGAAGAGAATAGAGAACCCAACAAGTAGGCAGGTGACCTTCTCAAAGAGGAGAAATGGGCTTTTGAAGAAGTCTCTTGAGTTGTCCATCTTATGCGATGCTGAAGTTGCAATCCTAATCTTCTCTCCCTCTGGAAAGGCTTACCAGTTTGCTAGTCATGA CATGGACAGGACCATTGCAAGGTATCGCAGAGAAGTTGGATTTCCTCTATCAAGTGACCTACGCTCTGTATCAATGGAG TTTTGGAAGACGGAAATTGAAGAGCTAAAGAGATCAGCAAACTTATTGGAGACAAGACTCAG GCACTTAGCTGGAGAAGATCTATCAATGTTGAACATGAAGGAGTTAAAACAGATAGAGCGACAGATAAAGACGGGGGTTGAACGTGTCCGTTCTAGAAAG AGGCGCATGATGTCAGAGCACATCAACTTGCTGAAAATGAAG CAAAAAGCCCTGCAAGAGGAAAACTCTCGTCTGCAGAAAAGG GTTAAGTTGCATGAGTTGCACGATGATAACGTAAGCTTAAGAGCTTCGGGAGAGAATGTGTATAATGCATACCCAAG GCCGGTTCTTCAGAATGGAGTTGGCCATTAA
- the LOC108996948 gene encoding truncated transcription factor CAULIFLOWER A-like isoform X2, whose product MGRGKVELKRIENPTSRQVTFSKRRNGLLKKSLELSILCDAEVAILIFSPSGKAYQFASHDMDRTIARYRREVGFPLSSDLRSVSMEFWKTEIEELKRSANLLETRLRHLAGEDLSMLNMKELKQIERQIKTGVERVRSRKRRMMSEHINLLKMKQKALQEENSRLQKRLHELHDDNVSLRASGENVYNAYPRPVLQNGVGH is encoded by the exons ATGGGGAGAGGAAAAGTCGAGCTGAAGAGAATAGAGAACCCAACAAGTAGGCAGGTGACCTTCTCAAAGAGGAGAAATGGGCTTTTGAAGAAGTCTCTTGAGTTGTCCATCTTATGCGATGCTGAAGTTGCAATCCTAATCTTCTCTCCCTCTGGAAAGGCTTACCAGTTTGCTAGTCATGA CATGGACAGGACCATTGCAAGGTATCGCAGAGAAGTTGGATTTCCTCTATCAAGTGACCTACGCTCTGTATCAATGGAG TTTTGGAAGACGGAAATTGAAGAGCTAAAGAGATCAGCAAACTTATTGGAGACAAGACTCAG GCACTTAGCTGGAGAAGATCTATCAATGTTGAACATGAAGGAGTTAAAACAGATAGAGCGACAGATAAAGACGGGGGTTGAACGTGTCCGTTCTAGAAAG AGGCGCATGATGTCAGAGCACATCAACTTGCTGAAAATGAAG CAAAAAGCCCTGCAAGAGGAAAACTCTCGTCTGCAGAAAAGG TTGCATGAGTTGCACGATGATAACGTAAGCTTAAGAGCTTCGGGAGAGAATGTGTATAATGCATACCCAAG GCCGGTTCTTCAGAATGGAGTTGGCCATTAA